A window of Patescibacteria group bacterium contains these coding sequences:
- the ychF gene encoding redox-regulated ATPase YchF — translation MMLKVGIVGLPNVGKSTLFKTLTKKQVPCENFPFCTIEPNVGIVEVPDARLAALAKASNTAKIISAAIEFVDIAGIVKGASKGEGLGNKFLTNIRETDMILHVVRAFADPNVHHVDGAVDPKRDVETIETELALADIELVQKRLDGVRGKMKSGRTKELEKEESALAKLFAALEQGRMANAVELDEDEEKAVKGLLLLTRKPILFVLNVDEKAAADSSWTSPLGPERLSIPISVKIESEIMEMPVEDQKAFLTELGLSMSGLDRVIAKCYSMLGLITYFTSGEKETRAWTIPVGTKAPQAAGVIHTDFEKNFIRAEVTDWKDFVALGESGARDAGKLRIEGKDYVMRDGDTCHFRVGG, via the coding sequence ATTATGCTCAAAGTCGGCATCGTGGGGCTTCCGAACGTCGGCAAGTCCACCCTGTTCAAGACGCTCACCAAGAAGCAGGTTCCCTGCGAGAATTTCCCGTTCTGCACGATCGAGCCCAACGTGGGGATCGTGGAAGTTCCCGACGCGCGGCTCGCGGCGCTTGCCAAGGCGTCGAACACGGCGAAGATCATCTCGGCGGCGATCGAGTTCGTGGATATCGCGGGAATCGTGAAGGGGGCGAGCAAGGGGGAAGGGCTTGGCAACAAGTTCCTCACCAACATCCGCGAGACGGACATGATCTTGCACGTGGTGCGCGCGTTTGCGGACCCGAACGTCCACCACGTGGACGGGGCCGTGGACCCTAAGCGAGACGTGGAGACGATCGAGACCGAGCTCGCGCTCGCGGACATCGAGCTGGTCCAGAAGCGCCTCGACGGGGTGCGCGGCAAGATGAAGTCCGGGCGCACCAAGGAGCTTGAGAAAGAGGAGTCGGCGCTCGCCAAACTGTTTGCCGCGCTCGAGCAGGGGAGGATGGCCAACGCCGTCGAGCTCGACGAAGATGAGGAAAAAGCGGTGAAAGGGCTGCTATTGCTCACGCGCAAGCCCATCCTCTTTGTCTTGAACGTTGATGAGAAAGCGGCGGCGGATTCGTCCTGGACGAGCCCGCTCGGTCCGGAGCGCCTGTCCATTCCCATCAGCGTGAAGATCGAGAGCGAGATCATGGAGATGCCGGTCGAGGACCAAAAGGCCTTCCTGACCGAACTCGGATTGTCGATGAGCGGCCTCGACCGCGTGATCGCCAAGTGCTACTCGATGCTCGGGCTCATCACCTACTTCACGTCAGGGGAGAAAGAGACGCGCGCCTGGACGATCCCCGTGGGGACGAAGGCCCCGCAGGCGGCCGGCGTGATCCACACCGATTTCGAAAAGAATTTCATCCGAGCCGAGGTCACCGATTGGAAGGATTTCGTCGCGCTCGGCGAAAGCGGCGCGCGCGACGCGGGAAAACTCCGCATCGAAGGGAAGGACTACGTGATGCGCGACGGGGACACGTGTCATTTCCGGGTGGGGGGATAG